A genomic region of Enterobacter hormaechei ATCC 49162 contains the following coding sequences:
- the garL gene encoding 2-dehydro-3-deoxyglucarate aldolase, with protein sequence MNDDIFPNKFKAALAAHQIQIGCWSALANPISTEVLGLAGFDWLVLDGEHAPNDISTFIPQLMALKGSHSAPVVRVPTNEPVIIKRLLDIGFYNFLIPFVETEEEAVLAVAATRYPPEGIRGVSVSHRANMFGTVPDYFAQSNKNITILVQIESLQGVDNVDAIAATDGVDGIFVGPSDLAAAFGHLGNASHPDVQRAIQHIFARAKAHGKPCGILAPVEADARRYLEWGATFVAVGSDLGVFRAATQKLADAFKK encoded by the coding sequence ATGAACGACGACATCTTCCCGAATAAATTTAAGGCGGCTCTCGCCGCGCACCAGATTCAGATTGGCTGCTGGTCTGCGCTGGCCAACCCCATCAGCACCGAAGTGCTGGGTCTCGCCGGGTTCGACTGGCTGGTGCTGGACGGCGAACATGCGCCGAACGATATCAGCACGTTTATTCCGCAGCTGATGGCGCTGAAAGGCAGCCACAGCGCGCCGGTGGTGCGCGTACCTACCAACGAGCCGGTGATCATTAAGCGTCTGCTGGATATCGGCTTCTATAACTTCCTGATCCCGTTTGTTGAAACGGAAGAAGAAGCGGTGCTGGCCGTGGCGGCGACCCGCTATCCGCCGGAAGGGATCCGCGGCGTGTCCGTCTCGCACCGCGCCAACATGTTTGGCACTGTGCCGGACTATTTCGCCCAGTCAAACAAGAACATCACCATTCTGGTTCAGATCGAGAGCCTGCAGGGGGTCGATAACGTCGACGCCATTGCCGCGACCGATGGGGTGGACGGTATTTTCGTCGGCCCAAGCGATCTGGCTGCCGCTTTTGGTCATCTGGGCAACGCCAGCCACCCGGACGTGCAGCGCGCTATCCAGCACATTTTTGCCCGTGCCAAAGCGCACGGTAAACCGTGCGGCATTCTGGCGCCAGTGGAAGCCGATGCCCGCCGCTACCTGGAGTGGGGCGCAACGTTTGTTGCCGTCGGCAGCGACCTCGGCGTATTCCGCGCCGCCACGCAGAAATTAGCGGACGCTTTTAAAAAATAA
- the garR gene encoding 2-hydroxy-3-oxopropionate reductase produces the protein MTLKVGFIGLGIMGKPMSKNLIKAGYSLVVLDRNSDAVAEVIAAGAETATTAKAIAEQCDVIITMLPNSPHVKEVALGENGIIDGAKPGLVVIDMSSIAPLASREISEALKAKGVEMLDAPVSGGEPKAIDGTLSVMVGGDKAVFDTYYDLMKAMAGSVVHTGEIGAGNVTKLANQVIVALNIAAMSEALTLATKAGVNPDLVYQAIRGGLAGSTVLDAKAPMVMDRNFKPGFRIDLHIKDLANALDTSHGVGAQLPLTAAVMEMMQALRADGLGTADHSALACYYEKLAKVEIAR, from the coding sequence ATGACGCTGAAAGTGGGTTTTATTGGCCTGGGTATCATGGGCAAACCAATGAGCAAAAACCTCATCAAAGCAGGTTACTCACTGGTGGTTTTAGATCGTAATTCAGACGCGGTAGCAGAGGTGATTGCGGCTGGCGCAGAAACGGCGACTACTGCAAAAGCGATTGCTGAGCAGTGCGACGTCATTATCACTATGCTGCCAAACTCACCGCACGTGAAAGAGGTGGCGCTGGGTGAGAACGGCATTATCGACGGTGCGAAGCCGGGCCTGGTGGTGATTGATATGAGTTCTATCGCACCGCTGGCGAGCCGCGAAATCAGCGAGGCGCTGAAAGCGAAAGGCGTGGAGATGCTGGATGCGCCGGTCAGCGGCGGCGAGCCGAAAGCCATCGACGGCACCCTGTCGGTGATGGTCGGCGGCGATAAGGCCGTCTTCGACACATACTACGACCTGATGAAAGCGATGGCTGGCTCCGTGGTGCACACCGGTGAAATTGGCGCAGGCAACGTCACCAAGCTGGCTAATCAGGTCATTGTGGCGCTGAATATCGCGGCAATGTCCGAAGCGCTGACGCTGGCCACCAAAGCGGGCGTTAATCCGGATCTGGTTTATCAGGCCATTCGTGGTGGTCTGGCGGGCAGCACCGTGCTGGATGCCAAGGCGCCGATGGTGATGGATCGTAACTTCAAGCCGGGCTTCCGCATCGACCTGCATATTAAAGATCTGGCGAATGCGCTGGATACGTCCCACGGCGTGGGGGCACAGCTGCCGCTGACTGCCGCCGTCATGGAGATGATGCAGGCGCTGCGTGCGGATGGTCTGGGCACTGCCGATCACAGCGCGTTAGCGTGCTACTACGAAAAACTGGCGAAGGTCGAAATTGCTCGCTAA
- the garK gene encoding glycerate 2-kinase has protein sequence MKIVIAPDSYKESLSATEVAQAIEKGFREIFPDAHYVSVPVADGGEGTVEAMIAATQGTWQQAVVTGPLGEKVNACWGISGDGTTAFIEMAAASGLALVPPARRNPLITTTRGTGELILSALDKGARNIIIGIGGSATNDGGAGMMQALGARFTDANGTEIGYGGGSLMALNHIDISGLDPRLQGCTIRVACDVTNPLVGESGASRIFGPQKGATEAMILELDASLSHYAEVIKKSLRIDVNPVPGAGAAGGMGAALMAFLGAELKSGIEIVTQALNLEEHIHDCTWVLTGEGRIDSQSIHGKVPVGVASVAKKYHKPVIGIAGSLTQDVGVVHQYGIDAVFSVLTRIGSLEEAFRGASDNIYRASRNIAATLQVGMRSQG, from the coding sequence ATGAAAATCGTAATCGCGCCAGACTCTTATAAAGAAAGCCTGTCTGCCACTGAAGTGGCGCAGGCAATAGAAAAAGGATTTCGGGAAATTTTCCCCGACGCTCATTACGTCTCTGTTCCCGTTGCTGACGGTGGGGAAGGTACGGTTGAAGCGATGATCGCCGCGACGCAGGGCACCTGGCAACAGGCTGTCGTCACCGGCCCGTTAGGGGAAAAGGTGAATGCCTGCTGGGGGATCTCGGGCGACGGTACCACCGCATTTATCGAGATGGCCGCCGCCAGCGGCCTGGCGCTTGTTCCTCCCGCGCGGCGTAACCCGCTTATCACCACCACCCGCGGTACGGGGGAGCTGATCCTCAGTGCGCTGGATAAAGGCGCGCGCAATATCATTATCGGTATCGGCGGGAGCGCAACCAACGATGGGGGCGCAGGCATGATGCAGGCGCTGGGCGCGAGGTTTACGGATGCGAACGGGACGGAGATCGGCTACGGCGGCGGTAGCCTGATGGCGCTAAACCATATTGATATTTCGGGTCTCGATCCGCGTCTTCAGGGATGCACAATTCGCGTCGCCTGTGACGTGACGAATCCGCTGGTGGGTGAAAGCGGCGCGTCGCGTATCTTTGGCCCGCAAAAAGGGGCGACGGAGGCGATGATCCTCGAACTCGACGCCAGTCTTAGCCACTATGCTGAGGTGATCAAAAAATCGTTGCGTATTGACGTCAACCCGGTGCCGGGGGCAGGCGCCGCGGGCGGCATGGGCGCGGCGCTGATGGCCTTCCTGGGGGCTGAGCTGAAAAGCGGCATTGAGATTGTCACCCAGGCGCTCAATCTTGAAGAACATATTCACGACTGCACCTGGGTGCTGACGGGGGAAGGGCGTATCGACAGCCAGAGCATTCACGGCAAAGTGCCCGTTGGCGTGGCGAGCGTTGCCAAAAAATACCATAAGCCGGTGATAGGGATTGCCGGAAGTCTGACGCAGGACGTGGGTGTGGTACACCAGTACGGCATCGATGCGGTGTTCAGCGTACTGACCCGCATCGGTTCGCTGGAAGAGGCGTTCCGGGGAGCCTCTGACAACATTTACCGCGCCTCGCGCAATATCGCGGCCACATTGCAGGTAGGCATGCGCAGCCAGGGGTGA
- the tdcA gene encoding transcriptional regulator TdcA produces the protein MNTIILPKTQHLVVFQEVIKSGSIGSAARQLGLTQPAVSKIISDIESYFGVEVMVRKNTGVKLTAAGQVLLSYAESITREMKNMVSEINSLSFSTVMDVSFGYPSLIGFTFLSGMIKKFKEVFPKARVSMYEAQLSSFLPAIRDGRLDFAIGTLSDGMQLQDLHVEPLFESEFVLVASKSRTCTGPTRLASLTHEQWVMPQTDMGYYNELLTTLQDNHISIENIVQTDSVVTIYNLVLNADYLTVIPRDMIAPFGSDQFIVLPVEDELPVARYAAVWSKNYSIKKSASVLVELAKQYSSMNIEKRR, from the coding sequence ATGAATACTATTATTCTACCGAAAACACAGCACCTCGTGGTATTTCAGGAAGTCATCAAAAGTGGCTCCATAGGTTCTGCTGCAAGACAACTGGGGCTGACGCAACCTGCCGTCAGCAAAATCATCAGCGACATCGAATCCTACTTTGGGGTGGAAGTGATGGTGCGTAAAAACACCGGCGTAAAACTCACTGCCGCTGGCCAGGTGCTGCTGTCGTACGCTGAGTCGATCACCCGCGAAATGAAAAACATGGTAAGCGAGATCAACAGCCTCAGTTTCAGTACCGTCATGGACGTTTCCTTTGGCTATCCGTCGCTGATTGGCTTCACCTTCCTGTCCGGGATGATCAAAAAATTCAAGGAAGTGTTCCCGAAAGCGCGCGTCTCCATGTATGAAGCGCAGCTCTCTTCATTCCTGCCCGCCATTCGCGATGGTCGGCTGGATTTCGCCATCGGCACGCTGAGCGACGGAATGCAGCTTCAGGATCTTCACGTCGAGCCTCTGTTTGAATCCGAGTTTGTGCTGGTGGCGAGTAAATCACGAACGTGCACCGGCCCGACCAGACTGGCATCGCTCACGCATGAGCAGTGGGTGATGCCGCAAACCGATATGGGCTACTACAACGAACTCCTGACCACCCTGCAAGACAATCACATCAGCATTGAAAACATCGTCCAGACCGATTCCGTCGTCACCATCTATAACCTTGTCCTCAATGCCGATTACCTGACGGTGATCCCCCGTGACATGATTGCACCATTCGGTTCGGATCAGTTTATCGTTTTGCCAGTAGAAGATGAATTACCCGTGGCGCGTTATGCCGCCGTATGGTCGAAAAATTACAGTATTAAAAAATCGGCGTCAGTATTAGTTGAACTGGCAAAACAATATTCGTCGATGAATATCGAAAAACGACGATAG
- the tdcB gene encoding bifunctional threonine ammonia-lyase/L-serine ammonia-lyase TdcB: MHITYDLPVTIEDIQDARKRLAGKIYKTGMPRSNYLSERCKGEIFLKFENMQRTGSFKIRGAFNKLSSLTDAEKRKGVVACSAGNHAQGVSLSCAMLGIDGKVVMPMGAPKSKVAATRDYSAEVVLHGENFNDTIAKVSEIVEMEGRIFIPPYDDPKVIAGQGTIGLEILEDLYDVDNVIVPIGGGGLIAGIATAIKSINPTINIIGVQSENVHGMAASYQAGEIINHRVTGTLADGCDVSRPGKLTFEIVRELVDDIVLVSEDEIRNSMIALIQRNKVVTEGAGALACAALLSGKLDHYIQGRKTVCIISGGNIDLSRVSQITGFVDA; this comes from the coding sequence ATGCACATTACTTACGATCTCCCGGTGACTATTGAAGATATTCAGGACGCCAGAAAAAGACTGGCGGGAAAAATCTATAAAACCGGTATGCCGCGCTCAAATTATCTCAGCGAGCGGTGTAAGGGTGAGATATTCCTGAAATTTGAAAATATGCAGCGCACCGGCTCGTTTAAAATACGTGGGGCGTTCAATAAATTAAGCTCGCTGACCGATGCGGAAAAACGCAAGGGCGTGGTGGCCTGCTCTGCGGGAAACCATGCGCAGGGGGTCTCGCTCTCCTGTGCGATGCTCGGCATTGACGGCAAAGTAGTGATGCCGATGGGCGCGCCGAAATCCAAGGTTGCCGCCACGCGCGACTACTCCGCCGAAGTGGTGCTGCACGGCGAGAACTTCAACGACACCATCGCCAAAGTGAGCGAAATCGTCGAGATGGAAGGGCGCATATTTATCCCGCCTTACGACGATCCGAAAGTGATCGCGGGTCAGGGCACCATTGGCCTGGAAATCCTCGAAGATTTATATGACGTGGATAACGTGATTGTCCCCATCGGCGGCGGCGGTTTAATTGCCGGTATTGCGACAGCAATTAAATCCATCAACCCGACCATTAATATTATCGGCGTACAGTCTGAAAACGTGCACGGCATGGCGGCATCGTATCAGGCCGGAGAAATAATCAACCATCGCGTTACCGGTACATTAGCCGACGGCTGCGACGTGTCTCGCCCGGGTAAATTAACCTTCGAAATCGTTCGTGAATTAGTCGATGACATAGTGCTGGTCAGTGAAGACGAAATTCGCAACAGCATGATCGCGCTTATTCAGCGAAATAAAGTGGTGACGGAAGGCGCGGGCGCGCTGGCGTGCGCGGCGTTATTAAGCGGCAAACTTGACCACTATATTCAGGGCCGGAAAACCGTGTGCATTATTTCCGGCGGCAATATCGATCTCTCCCGTGTTTCCCAAATTACCGGCTTCGTTGACGCATAA
- the tdcC gene encoding threonine/serine transporter TdcC, which translates to MSNTESIIVGQTKTSTWRKSDTTWTLGLFGTAIGAGVLFFPIRAGFGGLIPILLMLVLAFPIAFYCHRALARLCLSGSNVSGNITETVEEHFGKTGGVVITFLYFFAICPLLWIYGVTITNTFMTFWENQLQMPALNRGVVALFLLLLMAFVIWFGKDLMVKVMSYLVFPFIASLVLISLSLIPYWNSAVIDQVNLSDIAFTGHDGILVTVWLGISIMVFSFNFSPIVSSFVVSKREEYEPEFGKEFTEQKCSKIIGRASLLMVAVVMFFAFSCLFTLSPQNMADAKAQNIPVLSYLANHFASMSGSKSTFATVLEYGASIIALVAIFKSFFGHYLGTLEGLNGLILKFGYKGDKKKVSVGKLNTISMVFIMGSTWIVAYANPNILDLIEAMGAPIIASLLCLLPMYAIRKAPALAKYKGRTENIFVTVVGLLTILNIVYKLF; encoded by the coding sequence ATGAGCAACACAGAAAGCATTATCGTTGGCCAGACAAAAACGTCCACCTGGCGTAAATCGGATACTACCTGGACGCTCGGCCTGTTTGGTACCGCCATTGGCGCAGGCGTGCTGTTTTTCCCCATTCGCGCAGGCTTTGGCGGACTGATCCCCATCCTGCTGATGCTGGTACTCGCCTTCCCGATTGCGTTTTACTGCCACCGCGCGCTGGCGCGCCTGTGTTTGTCCGGCAGTAACGTCTCCGGCAACATCACCGAAACGGTGGAAGAGCATTTTGGTAAGACCGGCGGGGTGGTGATCACCTTCCTCTACTTCTTCGCCATTTGCCCGCTGCTGTGGATTTACGGCGTCACCATTACTAACACCTTTATGACCTTCTGGGAAAACCAGCTCCAGATGCCCGCGCTGAACCGCGGCGTGGTGGCGCTGTTCCTGCTGCTGCTGATGGCCTTTGTGATCTGGTTCGGTAAAGACCTGATGGTGAAGGTGATGAGCTACCTGGTGTTCCCTTTCATCGCCAGCCTGGTGCTAATTTCCCTGTCGCTGATCCCGTACTGGAACTCAGCGGTAATCGACCAGGTCAACCTGAGCGATATCGCCTTCACCGGTCATGACGGCATTCTTGTCACGGTGTGGCTGGGGATATCCATCATGGTCTTCTCCTTCAACTTCTCGCCTATCGTCTCGTCGTTCGTGGTCTCCAAGCGCGAAGAGTACGAGCCGGAGTTTGGGAAAGAATTCACCGAGCAGAAATGTTCCAAAATCATCGGTCGCGCCAGCCTGCTGATGGTTGCCGTGGTGATGTTCTTTGCCTTCAGCTGCCTGTTTACGCTCTCGCCGCAGAACATGGCGGACGCCAAAGCGCAGAACATCCCGGTGCTCTCTTACCTGGCAAACCACTTTGCGTCCATGTCAGGCAGTAAATCCACGTTCGCTACGGTGCTGGAATACGGTGCGTCCATCATCGCGCTGGTCGCTATCTTTAAATCCTTCTTCGGCCATTACCTGGGCACGCTGGAGGGGCTGAACGGCCTGATCCTCAAGTTCGGTTACAAGGGCGACAAGAAGAAAGTCTCCGTCGGCAAGCTGAACACCATCAGCATGGTCTTCATCATGGGCTCCACCTGGATTGTGGCCTACGCCAACCCGAACATTCTGGACCTCATTGAAGCCATGGGCGCGCCAATTATCGCTTCACTGCTGTGCCTGCTGCCGATGTACGCCATCCGCAAGGCGCCCGCACTGGCGAAATACAAAGGCCGGACCGAGAACATCTTCGTGACCGTGGTTGGCCTGCTGACCATTCTGAACATCGTGTACAAACTGTTTTAA
- the tdcD gene encoding propionate kinase encodes MIEFPVVLVINCGSSSVKFSVLDAASCDALMTGIADGINTEKAFISVNGGEPVRLAHQDYEGALAAIALELEKRNLMSSVALIGHRIAHGGDLFSESTLITEEVIEQIRQVSPLAPLHNYANLSGVEAAERLFPGVQQVAVFDTSFHQTMAPQAYLYGLPYRYFEELGVRRYGFHGTSHRYVATQAHTLLGLSPEDSGLVIAHLGNGASICAVRNGESVDTSMGMTPLEGLVMGTRCGDVDFGAMAWIAQQTGQSFEDLERVVNKESGLLGISGISSDLRALEKAWHEGNERAALAIHTFVHRVARHIAGHAASLHRLDGVVFTGGIGENSVLIRTLVVEHLKVFGITLDEAKNALPGSAGERVISTESSRAACAVIPTNEEKMIALDALRLGKVTPAAAYA; translated from the coding sequence ATGATTGAGTTTCCGGTAGTACTGGTCATTAACTGCGGATCGTCCTCTGTTAAGTTTTCGGTGCTGGACGCCGCAAGCTGCGATGCTCTGATGACGGGCATAGCGGACGGCATCAACACTGAAAAAGCCTTTATTTCCGTGAACGGGGGTGAGCCAGTCAGACTGGCTCACCAGGACTACGAAGGGGCGCTGGCTGCCATCGCCCTGGAGCTGGAGAAGCGCAACCTGATGAGCAGCGTGGCCTTGATTGGCCATCGCATTGCGCACGGCGGCGATCTCTTCAGCGAGTCAACCCTGATCACGGAAGAGGTGATTGAGCAGATCCGCCAGGTTTCCCCGCTGGCGCCGCTGCATAACTACGCTAACCTGAGCGGCGTGGAAGCCGCAGAGCGCCTGTTCCCTGGCGTGCAGCAGGTGGCGGTATTTGACACCAGCTTCCACCAGACCATGGCGCCGCAGGCGTATCTGTACGGCCTGCCGTACCGCTATTTTGAAGAGCTGGGCGTACGCCGCTACGGCTTCCACGGCACCTCTCATCGCTACGTGGCTACGCAGGCGCATACGCTTCTCGGGCTGTCCCCCGAGGATAGCGGCCTGGTGATTGCCCATCTCGGCAACGGGGCGTCCATCTGCGCGGTGCGTAACGGCGAAAGCGTGGACACGTCCATGGGCATGACGCCGCTGGAGGGGCTGGTGATGGGGACGCGCTGCGGCGACGTGGATTTTGGCGCGATGGCGTGGATCGCCCAGCAGACCGGCCAGTCGTTCGAGGATCTGGAGCGCGTGGTTAACAAAGAGTCGGGGTTGCTGGGGATCTCCGGGATTTCTTCAGATCTGCGGGCATTAGAGAAGGCCTGGCACGAAGGTAATGAGCGGGCCGCGCTTGCGATACACACCTTCGTTCACCGCGTTGCGCGGCACATTGCGGGGCACGCCGCGTCCCTGCACCGTCTGGATGGCGTGGTGTTCACCGGCGGGATCGGTGAGAACTCCGTGCTCATCCGTACGCTGGTGGTGGAGCACCTGAAGGTGTTTGGCATCACCCTCGACGAGGCGAAAAATGCCCTGCCGGGCAGCGCGGGTGAGCGCGTCATCTCCACCGAGTCGTCCCGCGCGGCCTGCGCGGTTATCCCTACCAATGAAGAAAAAATGATCGCGCTGGATGCCCTCCGTCTTGGGAAGGTTACTCCGGCCGCGGCTTACGCCTGA